One window from the genome of Hoplias malabaricus isolate fHopMal1 chromosome X2, fHopMal1.hap1, whole genome shotgun sequence encodes:
- the LOC136676530 gene encoding zinc finger protein ZFP2-like — translation MSDERVVDLCYSSQETSHNTLRETQKQCRSRTQQCPDCGKCFTQTHSFKVHQRIHTGVKPYHCSECGKSFAVQSNFQKHCRIHTGEKPYHCSECGRKFTRQVDHQVHQRIHTREKPYQCTVCGRNLSQKSNLQVHQRIHTGEKPYHCSECGRNFTEKRTLQQHQLSHTGEKPYQCSECGKRFTRPNHLQTHQRIHTGEKPYHCPECGKNFILLTSFQVHQRIHTGEKPYQCSQCGKNFTVQSHLQSHLHIHTGEKPYQCSECGKSFRKKYSLKTHHQIHTGEMPYQCSDCGQSFNRHSSLQRHQRIHTGEKPYPCPECGKRFRDSGTLKKHQRIHTEGGQLQLFQQIQTRQKSKQCPECGQNFTRVSSLRRHQRIHTGEKTYSCSICGQRFSRQNNLQKHQLIHTKSENVEGTSAF, via the exons ATGTCGGATGAACGAGTTGTTGACCTGTG CTACAGCTCTCAGGAAACATCTCATAATACTCTCAGAGAAACACAAAAGCAATGTAGAAGCAGAACTCAGCAGTGCCCAGACTGTGGAAAATGTTTTACGCAAACACATTCTTTTAAAGTACACCAGCGGATTCATACTGGGGTAAAACcctatcactgttcagagtgtgggaagagttttgcTGTACAAAGCAATTTCCAAAAACACTGTCGaattcacactggagaaaagCCTTAtcactgctcagagtgtgggagaaAATTTACTCGACAAGTTGATCACCAAGTGCACCAAAGGATTCATACGAGggagaaaccatatcagtgcACAGTATGTGGAAGAAATTTAAGTCAGAAAAGTAATCTCCAAGTGCACCAACGAATTCATACTGGAGAAAAACCTTATCattgctcagagtgtgggaggaatTTTACAGAGAAACGTACTCTACAACAACATCAGCTAAGTCATACTGGAGAAAAGCCCTATCaatgctcagagtgtgggaaaagaTTTACAAGACCAaatcatctccaaacacaccagcgaaTTCATACCGGAGAGAAACCTTATCACTGcccagagtgtgggaagaattTCATTTTACTCACTAGCTTCCAAGTACACCAGCGAATTCATACTGGAGaaaaaccgtatcagtgttcacaATGTGGGAAGAATTTTACAGTTCAAAGTCACCTCCAGTCACACCTCCATATTCATaccggagagaaaccatatcagtgctcagagtgtgggaagagtttcagAAAGAAATATAGCCTCAAAACACACCATcaaattcacactggagagatgCCATATCAGTGTTCAGATTGTGGGCAGAGTTttaacagacacagcagtttacaAAGACACCAGCGAATTCATACAGGAGAAAAACCTTATCCGTgtccagagtgtgggaagagatttagaGACAGTGGTACCCTCAAGAAACACCAGCGAATTCACACTGAAGGGGGTCAACTCCAACTATTCCAGCAGATTCAAACCAGACAGAAATCGAAGCAGTGTCCAGAGTGTGGACAGAACTTTACCAGAGTCAGCAGTTTACGAAGACATCAGCGTATTCATACTGGAGAAAAAACATATTCCTGCTCCATCTGTGGACAGAGATTTAGTCGACAGAACAATCTTCAAAAGCACCAACTCATTCACACCAAAAGTGAAAATGTGGAAGGAACTTcagcattttaa